A genomic region of Aspergillus oryzae RIB40 DNA, chromosome 1 contains the following coding sequences:
- a CDS encoding uncharacterized protein (aldo/keto reductase family proteins): MSSGVSFKTSNGVTIPGVGFGTFANEGSKGETYKAVRHALKVGYRHLECAWFYANEDEVGQAIQDFLKENPSVKREDLFVTTKVWNHLHRYDDVLWSLEDSLKNLQLSYVDLFLVHWPIAAEKDEKHQPKLGPDGKYIILEDLTKNPEETWRAMEKIYEDGKARAIGVSNWRIEGLEYLNKIAKIKPQVNQIEIHPFLPNTELVNYCQKNGIVVEAYSPLGSQNQVPTTGEKVSENPTLNEIAKQKGCTLAQILIAWGLKRGYVVLPKSSNPARIESNFQSVELSDEEFKAINDVAEGRHFRFVNMKDTFGYDNWPEEA; the protein is encoded by the exons ATGTCCTCTGGCGTATCCTTCAAAACAAGCAACGGCGTCACCATCCCAGGCGTCGGCTTCGGTACCTTCGCTAACGAAGGCTCCAAAGGCGAGACGTACAAGGCTGTCCGTCACGCGTTGAAAGTCGGCTACCGCCACCTCGAATGTGCCTGGTTCTATGCCAATGAGGACGAAGTAGGACAGGCGATTCAAGATTTCCTGAAAGAGAACCCGTCGGTTAAACGGGAGGATCTGTTTGTGACGACGAAGGTGTGGAACCACCTGCATCGGTATGACGATGTTCTCTGGTCGTTGGAAGATTCATTGAAGAACTTGCAATTGAGCTACGTGGATCTGTTTCTCGTGCACTGGCCCATTGCCGctgagaaggatgagaagcatCAGCCGAAGCTTGGTCCGGATGGAAAG TacatcatcctcgaagaCCTGACAAAGAACCCCGAAGAAACCTGGCgagcaatggagaagatctacGAAGACGGCAAAGCCCGCGCAATCGGCGTCTCTAACTGGCGTATCGAAGGCCTTGAGTATCTCAACAAGATTGCCAAGATCAAGCCCCAAGTCAACCAAATCGAGAtccaccccttcctccctAATACCGAGCTCGTCAACTACTGCCAAAAGAACGGTATCGTGGTTGAGGCTTACTCGCCCCTTGGATCCCAGAACCAGGTCCCGACCACGGGCGAGAAGGTGTCTGAGAACCCGACATTAAACGAAATTGCCAAGCAGAAGGGCTGTACTTTGGCGCAGATTTTGATCGCTTGGGGATTGAAGAGAGGCTATGTGGTTTTGCCGAAGAGCTCGAACCCTGCGAGAATTGAGTCGAACTTTCAGTCGGTTGAGTTGTCGGATGAGGAGTTTAAGGCTATTAATGATGTTGCAGAGGGAAGACATTTCCGGTTTGTGAACATGAAGGATACATTTGGTTATGATAATTGGCCGGAGGAGGCGTGA
- a CDS encoding uncharacterized protein (Na+/K+ transporter), translating to MLPENDYFAHHRHTLRFLLDYSRRCYTNLFPSRHTWWLLCAVIVLNGLDWAAFGVLNIDNPSVNRIPPGPRALDGCFRRYVSNVYEERSLGIYAGETTPKSNHQQEKPPKTVPSSRLYFVKQQLHVQLAYDIWWLALAVIIISIVKAGSFTRDPVVYSVFNIIFETISAYGYVGITTGLPDQAYSFSGGWYSLSKVVLRAAMLRGRHRSLPVAIDKAIVLPGDYLERVEEEDAYIRMERSSEQGHGNV from the exons ATGCTACCGGAAAACGACTACTTCGCCCATCATCGTCACACTTTACGCTTCTTGCTTGACTATTCACGACGGTGCTATACCAACCTATTTCCTTCTCGCCACACCTGGTGGCTTCTGTGTGCTGTTATTGTTCTGAACGGCCTCGACTGGGCCGCATTCGGAGTTTTGAAT ATTGATAATCCATCCGTCAACAGAATACCTCCTGGACCACGCGCTTTAGACGGCTGTTTCAGGCGCTATGT CTCCAACGTGTACGAAGAGCGAAGCCTAGGGATCTACGCTGGAGAGACGACTCCAAAATCTAATCACCAACAAGAAAAGCCGCCAAAGACCGTGCCCTCCAGTCGACTTTACTTTGTCAAACAGCAGCTCCATGTCCAATTAGCGTATGACATATGGTGGCTCGCACTAGCGGTGATCATCATATCCATTGTCAAAGCGGGAAGTTTCACTCGAGATCCAGTTGTATACTCTGTCTTTAATATCATCTTCGAGACTATCAGTGCCTACGGATATGTGGGAATTACCACCGGGCTCCCGGACCAGGCATATAGTTTCTCGGGTGGCTGGTACTCTCTGAGTAAGGTGGTTCTTCGTGCTGCGATGCTCCGCGGTAGACACCGTAGTCTACCGGTGGCTATTGATAAGGCCATCGTGTTACCTGGGGACTATCTGGAGcgggtggaagaggaggatgctTATATCCGAATGGAGCGCTCTTCGGAACAGGGACATGGCAATGTGTAG
- a CDS encoding uncharacterized protein (multidrug resistance-associated protein/mitoxantrone resistance protein, ABC superfamily) translates to MTWPSKETRAVSGPPRALRLYLATFLIVIQILFPRRPAVFTAEGKAVDLENSKSAFQKYSMQWCTTALDIAGNHVPLDQLPALNFRSRSKSQPLITLDSSKTSLWNHILAERYFEIAKHWALMLARSIFTFGPSYCVMKLLKSFENDASAKQDAWLWLIGIGLFSLCQTILNYHLLWIQWSEMAIPVRAQLIMALFQKALRVKDSKTSSKKDSQSKPDAVNLISSDTLSFSKFMAVNHYIPSSFIRFFFAVLFLIRLLGWQSTLAAMIATVMSVPVHMSVIKHERAARKKLAMTRDKKTKAITEAMHSLRQIKFSASETQWEERIDSFRLEELRHLRLCFNASNIRSVWSVASPFIIAATSVCTYAYIKGSMSPSTIFPMVELLPHLQGTLGFLPVVFHDYFSARSNARRMEDFLRRPEQERILKPSPSGCVSFWKASVAWPSYEIRSEANEVKKDTSSHEFALRDIDLEFPVGELSVIHGKTGSGKSLLLAAIIGEVDLLAGHIEAPSIADGQPVAFVSQTPWLLNATIKENILFGSPLDEERYKEVLKACALYPDLAALPDGDETQVGLRGVKLSGGQRARVAFGRALYSSAQTMVLDDIFSALDAHVSREIFNALTGKLAKGRTRILATHRLSLCLSEARYMVHVENNTIVYAGISDLNAPQLELAQPGVDIELVTPVNEKPDKDSGGRKRAKARTARADLKVYSSYFTAAGGLGFTLIYVLGLVTKQLLSALTTWALGRINTSRPKDTSDPLKETSWGSASQSNDLQRYLYLYLLGSLVTLGLEILYNLHVSSGSLRASNVLFREMTLRVFRMPLLWLDTTPIGEILRRFTVDVRNVDDHVLSTMSDFADTFMKLIIVVCVGLYTSKYTSLLTMALLYWCWQVSQRYIKARTTVKGADSEPTADILEHFTSCAAGVSTIRSFGATDKLADRMHYHVDQLSTARRHFYMFNRWLGLQMSLVGILFTTGTGIVLLSSGSVIDASVVGFSLTFSMGFSQAIFKAINTFGMLETYMNAAGGVVAYSELNTENQGGNEVPDDWPSQGAVEMKDLNVAYSPDLPLALKGASFTVQAGKRVGIVGRTGAGKSSLTLSLLRLIEPQTGSILIDGIDISTIRLNSLRSRIAFIPQDPVLFSGTVRSNLDYFQQIPDKDLEDALRRVKLLAEKSSGSDGLFTLDSPISTGGSNMSQGQRQLLCLARILVRNPKIIILDEATSAVDNRTDLWIQDTIRTQFKGTLIVVAHRLRTIASFDKVVVMKDGHVAEVGVPAELLETKGLFYDLVQKSDDRELLASIIIAGERKLV, encoded by the exons ATGACATGGCCAAGTAAAGAGACTCGTGCAGTATCTGGACCCCCAAGAGCCTTGCGGCTTTATCTCGCGACCTTTCTGATAGTCATTCAAATCCTCTTTCCTCGTCGCCCAGCTGTTTTCACAGCCGAGGGAAAGGCTGTCGATCTTGAAAACAGCAAGTCGGCCTTTCAGAAATATTCGATGCAATGGTGTACAACAGCCCTCGATATTGCTGGGAACCATGTCCCTCTCGATCAACTCCCTGCCCTAAACTTTCGTAGTAGATCGAAGAGTCAGCCGCTGATCACCCTTGACTCCTCAAAGACAAGCTTGTGGAATCATATCCTCGCAGAACGTTATTTTGAAATCGCGAAGCACTGGGCTCTGATGCTTGCGCGATCTATATTTACCTTCGGACCATCTTATTGTGTTATGAAACTTCTCAAAAGTTTTGAGAATGACGCAAGTGCAAAACAAGATGCCTGGCTCTGGCTAATTGGCATAGGGCTATTCTCTCTTTGTCAGACTATCCTTAATTACCACCTGCTTTGGATACAGTGGTCAGAAATGGCTATTCCGGTTAGAGCCCAACTGATTATGGCTTTGTTTCAAAAGGCATTGAGAGTGAAGGATTCGAAGACCTCCAGCAAAAAGGACTCCCAGTCTAAGCCCGACGCCGTGAACCTCATCTCGTCTGACACTCTTTCCTTCAGCAAGTTCATGGCTGTCAACCATTATATACCCTCCTCGTTTATTcggttcttcttcgccgtgtTATTTCTTATTAGATTACTTGGATGGCAGAGCACACTTGCTGCGATGATAGCCACAGTAATGAGTGTACCGGTACACATGTCAGTTATCAAACATGAACGAGCGGCGCGAAAGAAGCTCGCCAtgacaagagacaaaaagacaaaagcaatTACAGAAGCCATGCATTCTCTCCGACAGATCAAATTCTCTGCCTCGGAGACGCAGTGGGAGGAACGCATTGACTCGTTTCGGCTCGAGGAGCTTAGGCATCTTCGCTTGTGTTTCAATGCTAGCAATATACGATCCGTGTGGAGTGTTGCATCGCCGTTTATTATTGCGGCGACTTCAGTATGCACATACGCGTACATAAAGGGTTCGATGTCCCCGTCGACTATCTTTCCAATGGTTGAATTATTACCTCATCTCCAGGGCACGCTGGGTTTTCTTCCTGTTGTCTTTCATGATTACTTCAGTGCCAGGTCGAATGCGCGCCGGATGGAGGACTTTCTGCGGAGACCGGAGCAGGAGAGAATTCTGAAGCCCAGTCCATCTGGCTGTGTCTCGTTTTGGAAGGCTTCCGTTGCCTGGCCGTCTTATGAAATTAGAAGTGAAGCTAATGAAGTGAAGAAGGATACCTCGTCTCATGAATTTGCTCTTCGCGATATAGATCTTGAATTCCCTGTTGGTGAACTCAGTGTCATACATGGAAAGACAGGTTCTGGGAAGAGCTTGCTCCTCGCTGCAATTATCGGCGAGGTTGATCTCCTTGCTGGTCATATCGAAGCACCATCAATAGCAGACGGACAGCCAGTGGCATTTGTCTCTCAGACCCCCTGGCTTCTAAATGCCacaatcaaagaaaacatactTTTTGGGAGTCCTCTGGACGAAGAAAGATATAAAGAAGTCTTGAAAGCCTGCGCACTCTACCCCGACCTTGCGGCTCTGCCAGACGGGGATGAGACTCAGGTCGGGTTGCGGGGAGTCAAGCTCAGTGGAGGTCAGCGTGCCAGAGTTGCGTTTGGAAGGGCCCTGTATTCTTCGGCGCAAACAATGGTCTTGGACGATATATTCTCGGCTCTGGATGCCCACGTATCCAGGGAGATTTTCAACGCGCTGACGGGAAAGCTCGCTAAAGGCCGCACGCGGATATTGGCCACGCATCGGCTTTCATTGTGCTTATCGGAGGCGAGGTATATGGTTCATGTGGAGAATAACACTATAGTCTATGCTGGTATATCTGATCTAAATGCACCGCAGTTGGAATTGGCACAACCGGGAGTTGATATAGAGCTTGTAACCCCGGTGAATGAGAAGCCTGACAAGGACTCTGGCGGGAGGAAAAGAGCCAAGGCCCGTACGGCACGAGCAGATCTGAAAGTATACAGTAGTTACTTTACTGCGGCGGGTGGTCTTGGGTTTACCTTGATATACGTTCTAGGTCTTGTTACGAAGCAGCTCTTGAGTGCCCTGACAACTTGGGCCTTAGGTCGCATAAACACATCTCGTCCAAAGGACACTTCAGATCCACTAAAGGAGACATCCTGGGGTAGCGCAAGTCAAAGCAATGACCTCCAGCGTTATCTTTATCTATATCTTTTAGGGTCACTGGTGACACTCGGTTTGGAGATTCTATACAATCTACATGTATCTTCAGGGTCACTGCGTGCATCAAACGTATTATTCCGTGAGATGACCCTCCGAGTATTCCGAATGCCTCTTCTCTGGCTCGACACCACGCCCATTGGTGAGATTTTGAGACGGTTCACCGTTGACGTTAGGAATGTGGATGATCATGTTCTCTCCACCATGTCCGATTTCGCCGACACTTTCATGAAACTAATAATTGTCGTATGTGTCGG TCTATATACATCGAAGTACACCAGTCTTTTGACAATGGCTCTTCTCTACTGGTGCTGGCAGGTTAGCCAGCGCTATATAAAAGCCCGTACAACAGTTAAGGGTGCCGATTCTGAGCCAACTGCTGATATCCTCGAGCACTTCACATCGTGCGCAGCTGGTGTCTCAACTATACGGTCCTTTGGAGCGACGGATAAGCTTGCTGACCGGATGCACTACCATGTTGATCAGCTCTCAACAGCCAGGCGTCACTTCTACATGTTCAATCGTTGGCTTGGGCTCCAAATGTCACTTGTGGGTATTTTGTTTACTACAGGAACGGGCATAGTGCTGCTTTCGTCGGGCTCGGTTATCGACGCCTCGGTGGTTGGATTCTCTTTGACGTTCTCCATGGGATTTTCGCAAGCGATATTTAAGGCCATCAATACATTCGGAATGCTCGAGACATACATGAACGCAGCTGGGGGAGTCGTGGCGTACTCAGAACTGAATACGGAAAATCAAGGAGGCAACGAGGTTCCAGACGACTGGCCATCCCAAGGAGCGGTTGAGATGAAGGATCTCAATGTTGCATACTCGCCTGATCTCCCCCTCGCTCTGAAAGGTGCCTCCTTTACTGTCCAAGCTGGCAAAAGAGTTGGAATCGTGGGCCGTACAGGAGCTGGAAAGTCATCTTTGACTCTTTCTCTACTGCGCTTGATCGAGCCACAGACCGGGTCAATTCTAATTGATGGAATTGACATATCCACAATTAGGTTGAACTCTCTACGGTCCAGAATTGCTTTTATCCCTCAAGACCCGGTTCTATTTTCCGGCACGGTACGATCAAACCTGGATTACTTCCAACAGATACCGGACAAGGACCTCGAAGACGCTCTACGGCGTGTAAAGCTACTTGCAGAGAAATCTAGTGGTAGCGATGGATTATTCACACTCGACTCTCCCATCAGCACAGGTGGATCGAACATGTCTCAAGGCCAAAGGCAATTGCTTTGTCTGGCACGGATTCTGGTCAGAAATCCCAAGATTATCATCCTCGATGAAGCGACATCTGCTGTTGATAACAGGACGGATCTGTGGATCCAGGATACGATTAGAACCCAATTTAAGGGGACCTTGATTGTTGTGGCTCATCGCTTGAGGACGATTGCGTCTTTCGATAAGGTGGTTGTAATGAAGGATGGCCACGTCGCGGAGGTTGGCGTGCCAGCTGAGCTTTTGGAAACCAAGGGGCTGTTCTATGACCTGGTTCAGAAGAGCGATGATAGGGAGTTGTTGGCTAGTATTATAATAGCGGGAGAGAGGAAGTTGGTCTGA
- a CDS encoding uncharacterized protein (predicted protein): protein MTCSRMRDEPPAYEETTGSSSTAIPGDNKTQLQDEDTRSKYGLISFSGYDRVRLMRFPESIVALVSETLQRHWPKGIQKVKAYYESTEFKLRGNPFEHGDDDEKVALRNAILGLLDALAREGWGVHPAAGGLGRIGNYKSLGQKDSLIFKRQAPQQLSWMCISFDSDDLMHLINAPPELALSLVAVFGDRIKNCNQDLVTGAFEVKFQSKLWAKYSEEGAVLSRVAILDVLQCLEGQGFTLCSSLDIDYGNGGEVYKSSGETWFYYR, encoded by the exons ATGACCTGCTCCAGAATGCGCGACGAACCCCCAGCCTACGAGGAGACCACAGGCTCCAGCTCAACCGCCATTCCTGGCGACAACAAGACACAGTTACAGGATGAGGATACACGATCGAAATACgggttgatttctttctcagGGTACGACCGCGTTCGCCTCATGCGCTTTCCGGAGTCCATCGTAGCGCTTGTATCAGAGACACTTCAGAGACATTGGCCCAAGGGGATACAGAAAGTAAAGGCATACTACGAGAGTACAGAGTTCAAGCTACGGGGAAATCCGTTCGAACAtggcgacgacgatgaaAAGGTTGCGCTTCGTAATGCCATATTAGGGCTTCTGGATGCGTTGGCAAGAGAAGGTTGGGGTGTACACCCTGCTGCCGGGGGCTTGGGGAGGATAGGGAATTATAAGTCGCTTGGGCAGAAgg ATAGCCTGATTTTCAAACGCCAGGCCCCCCAGCAACTCTCCTGGATGTGTATCTCCTTTGACTCCGACGACCTCATGCACCTTATCAACGCTCCCCCCGAGTTAGCCTTATCCCTGGTTGCAGTCTTCGGGGACAGGATTAAAAACTGTAATCAGGACCTTGTGACCGGCGCGTTTGAGGTGAAATTCCAAAGCAAGTTATGGGCCAAGTATTCGGAGGAAGGAGCAGTGCTGAGTAGAGTGGCCATACTGGATGTGCTTCAGTGTCTGGAGGGTCAGGGGTTTACGTTGTGTTCGAGTCTGGATATCGACTATGGCAACGGGGGCGAGGTGTATAAGAGTAGTGGGGAGACGTGGTTTTATTATCGTTGA
- a CDS encoding putative mRNA-nucleus export ATPase (Elf1) (ATPase component of ABC transporters with duplicated ATPase domains/Translation elongation factor EF-3b), with translation MATAVSKTPSTVPPTPEEISSLFNTIFTAETSQQSLDASYALTNLLIQSVGCLGFQKYDVLSQVKKAASDKKNGARRESAMLIIGALFERFPREHPLSEVIFLLQDGGVLDIALDALADKGAVVRDAAQYAIDALFAGLKPESMANGLLPALSAYLSRGTGKWQGFVGAYSLIEKMAVKAQMGNGTMEEEREKDILREAMGKTLKDLIPLVESGMHDLKAEVAKRACKAMNAVTTLLSNDDVAPRIPLLIKTMEQPSEKTLQDAIHALSQTTFVAIVTSPVLALLTPLLERSLNAPTTPQETLRRTVVVVENLTKLVHDPSEARTFLPKLIPGVQAVKDRASLPEVRELATRALSVMEKAMSDSNVHAGSVTKTTPDEVLAVLDAQIQANGGLAVPEAHTLFELGKTYIAEMVREDVNCRMHDRIPICVAPYLRGLLPEDKHDAVASALQAHFIEEDHRKFGKPEPDDPNEVEIVNANFSLAYGGMLLLNHTNLRLLKGHRYGLCGRNGAGKSTLMRSIANEKLEGFPPQDVVRTCFVEHNQGEDADLSIIEYVSKDPKIAEAGQEHISQVLLEFGFTDGPEGRQSQRVGSLSGGWKMKLALARAMLMKADVLLLDEPTNHLDVANVKWLQEYLKKHTEITSLIVSHDSGFLDEVCTDIYHYENKKLVCYKGNLAAFVKQKPEAKSYYTLSASAVQFKFPPPGILSGIKSQTRAILRMTNCSYTYPGASKPSLTDASLTLTLSSRVAIIGGNGAGKSTFIKMLTGETIPQTGKVEKHPNLRIGYIKQHALEHVEMHLEKTPSQYLQWRYANGDDREVYLKQTRILTEEDKAQLEKPVDLKDGRGPRRIEALMGRQKWKKSFQYEVKWIGLLPKHNTMISRETLLELGFFKLVQEFDDHEASREGLGFRNLEPPEISKHFEDVGLDPEIANHNQISGLSGGQKVKVVLAGAMWNNPHLLVLDEPTNFLDRDSLGGLAVAIRDFKGGVVMISHNEEFVGALCPEQLHVADGRIVARTNTGVSLDRFEDSAANSPQTGTAVNSTATSAAASAAASAAASAVNSGAEEQGELKFKARKKKKMTRAQLKERETRRRLRHLEWLNSPKGTPRPPDTDDEA, from the exons ATGGCTACCGCTGTTTCCAAGACCCCATCTACCGTCCCTCCCACCCCAGAGGAGATCTCGTCCCTTTTTAACACCATCTTTACCGCAGAGACCTCTCAGCAGTCTCTCGATGCATCCTACGCCTTGACCAATTTGTTGATTCAAAGTGTCGGCTGTCTCGGCTTTCAAAAATACGACGTCTTGTCGCAAGTCAAGAAGGCGGCGAGCGATAAGAAGAATGGCGCCCGCCGTGAGAGTGCCATGCTGATCATCGGCGCTCTGTTCGAACGTTTCCCCCGCGAACACCCTCTGAGCGAagtcatattcctcctccaagacGGCGGCGTGCTTGATATTGCCCTCGATGCGTTGGCCGACAAGGGCGCAGTGGTTCGCGACGCCGCTCAGTATGCAATCGATGCCTTGTTTGCTGGCCTCAAGCCCGAATCGATGGCCAATGGCCTCCTTCCTGCCCTGTCTGCTTATCTCAGTCGCGGCACCGGTAAGTGGCAGGGCTTTGTCGGCGCATACTCcctcattgagaagatgGCCGTCAAAGCGCAGATGGGTAACGGaaccatggaagaagagcgtgaGAAGGATATACTGCGCGAGGCGATGGGCAAGACTCTGAAAGACTTGATTCCTCTGGTGGAGTCCGGCATGCACGATCTAAAGGCTGAAGTGGCTAAGCGGGCTTGCAAGGCCATGAACGCGGTTACCACTCTGTTGTCCAACGATGATGTTGCCCCTCGTATCCCTCTTTTGATCAAGACCATGGAGCAGCCGTCCGAGAAGACACTACAGGATGCCATCCATGCCTTGTCGCAAACCACTTTTGTCGCCATTGTTACCTCTCCCGTTCTGGCCTTGCTCACTCCATTGCTGGAACGCTCGCTGAACGCCCCGACAACACCCCAAGAGACTTTGCGTCGCACTGTCGTGGTTGTGGAGAATCTGACAAAACTCGTGCATGATCCCTCCGAGGCACGTACCTTCTTGCCCAAGCTCATCCCCGGTGTACAGGCTGTCAAGGATCGTGCTTCCCTCCCGGAAGTTCGAGAGCTTGCCACCCGCGCCTTGAGCgtgatggagaaggccatgagCGACAGCAATGTTCACGCTGGATCTGTCACCAAGACCACTCCGGATGAGGTTCTCGCCGTCTTGGATGCTCAGATTCAGGCCAACGGCGGCCTTGCTGTGCCCGAGGCGCATACGCTTTTCGAGCTCGGTAAGACTTACATCGCGGAGATGGTCCGTGAAGATGTGAACTGCCGCATGCACGACCGTATTCCAATCTGTGTCGCCCCCTACCTGCGTGGTTTGCTACCGGAGGATAAGCACGACGCTGTCGCCTCCGCTCTTCAGGCACATTTCATCGAGGAAGATCACCGCAAGTTTGGCAAGCCCGAACCCGATGATCCCAATGAGGTCGAGATTGTCAACGCCAACTTTTCCCTCGCCTACGGTGGAATGCTTCTTCTCAACCATACCAACCTGCGTTTGCTGAAGGGTCACCGGTATGGTCTTTGTGGTCGCAATGGAGCTGGCAAGTCTACTCTCATGCGCAGTATCGCCAACGAGAAGCTGGAGGGCTTCCCCCCGCAGGATGTTGTTCGTACCTGCTTTGTCGAGCATAACCAGGGCGAGGATGCCGACCTGAGCATCATCGAATACGTCTCCAAAGACCCCAAGATTGCAGAGGCTGGCCAGGAGCACATCAGTCAGGTGCTTCTCGAATTCGGCTTCACCGATGGCCCTGAGGGTCGCCAGTCGCAACGTGTTGGATCGCTGTCTGGTGGttggaagatgaagcttGCGTTGGCCCGTGCCATGCTCATGAAGGCGGATGTTCTACTTCTGGACGAACCGACTAACCACTTGGATGTTGCCAATGTGAAGTGGTTGCAGGAATACCTGAAGAAGCACACTGAGATCACCAGTTTGATTGTCAGTCACGACTCTGGATTCTTGGACGAAGTCTGCACGGACATTTACCACTATGAAAACAAGAAGCTCGTCTGCTACAAGGGTAATCTGGCTGCTTTCGTCAAGCAGAAGCCCGAGGCAAAGAGCTATTACACCTTGTCTGCCAGCGCTGTTCAGTTCAAGTTCCCTCCCCCTGGTATTCTGTCCGGTATTAAGTCCCAGACCCGTGCCATCCTCCGGATGACCAACTGTTCCTACACCTATCCCGGTGCCTCTAAGCCATCCCTGACTGACGCATCGCTCACCCTAACACTGTCTTCCCGTGTTGCTATCATTGGAGGAAACGGTGCTGGTAAATCTACTTTCATCAAGATGCTTACCGGAGAGACCATCCCGCAAACCGGCAAAGTTGAGAAACACCCCAACCTTCGTATCGGTTATATTAAGCAGCACGCTCTCGAGCACGTGGAGATGCATCTGGAGAAGACCCCCAGCCAGTACCTCCAGTGGCGTTATGCTAACGGTGATGACCGCGAAGTGTACTTGAAGCAGACCCGGATCCTTACCGAAGAAGATAAGGCTCAGCTGGAGAAGCCGGTCGATCTCAAGGATGGCAGGGGCCCCCGTCGCATTGAGGCCCTTATGGGTCGACAAAAGTGGAAGAAGTCCTTCCAGTACGAAGT CAAATGGATTGGTCTCCTTCCCAAGCACAACACCATGATCTCCCGTGAGACCCTGCTTGAACTTGGATTCTTCAAGCTGGTTCAGGAATTCGATGATCATGAGGCTTCTCGTGAAGGTCTCGGATTCAGAAACTTGGAACCTCCCGAGATCTCGAAGCACTTCGAGGACGTTGGTTTGGATCCTGAGATTGCCAATCACAACCAAATCTCTGGCCTTTCTGGTGGTCAAAAGGTCAAGGTTGTGTTGGCCGGAGCCATGTGGAACAACCCTCATTTGCTTGTGCTGGACGAACCCACCAACTTCTTGGACCGTGACTCTTTGGGTGGTTTGGCTGTGGCCATCCGCGACTTCAAGGGTGGTGTAGTCATGATTTCTCACAACGAGGAATTTGTGGGCGCGCTCTGCCCCGAACAGCTTCACGTCGCTGATGGGCGCATTGTTGCCCGTACCAACACGGGCGTGTCGCTCGATCGGTTCGAAGACAGTGCGGCCAACTCGCCCCAGACCGGCACCGCTGTGAACTCTACGGCCACCAGCGCggctgcttctgctgctgcttctgctgctgcttccGCCGTGAACTCTGGCGCCGAAGAACAGGGAGAACTCAAGTTCAAGGcgcgaaagaagaagaagatgacccGTGCCCAGCTCAAGGAGCGGGAGACTCGTCGTCGTCTCCGTCACCTTGAGTGGCTCAATAGCCCCAAGGGTACCCCCAGGCCTCCGGAcactgatgatgaggctTAG